TTTCCCCGTCGCCAATGATTTTCAGCCGTCCTTTATGATAGGCTTCCAAAACGCGGGGGAAAATCACGGTGTCTTCGGCCCCAATAATGGCACGGGGGCGCAAAGCAATCGTCTCCATGCCTTGCCCGTTCATGGCCAAAACCAATTCTTCTGCCTTGCGTTTGGTCTCCGCATACGCATTGACCATTTGGGGCGGTAAGGGATCGCTTTCCTGAATGTCCAAACGATCCGTGTAATCGAAGTAAATGCTGGGTGTGGAAATGAAAATAAAACGTTTCACCCCGTTTTGCAGGCTGGCTTTGAGCAGCGTTTCGGTCGCCACGATATTGGATTGGCGGAACGTCTCGTACGCCCCAAACGGAGCCGAGAGCGCCGCACAATGCACCACGATTTCTGCATGTTGGGTAAGTTGCTCGCAAAATTGGGCATCGGTCAGATCGCCCGCCTGAAAAACACAGCCCGCTGCGGTGAGTTCATCGGCGCGGCTGCTTCGCCGCGAAGTGGCCAAGACGGTGTATTCGGGGAACTGGGCTGCAAAGTGCTTCGCTGCCCGCCCGCCCAAAAAGCCCGCCGCGCCC
This DNA window, taken from Bacteroidetes Order II. bacterium, encodes the following:
- a CDS encoding NAD-dependent epimerase/dehydratase family protein yields the protein MIALSSPKMVITGAAGFLGGRAAKHFAAQFPEYTVLATSRRSSRADELTAAGCVFQAGDLTDAQFCEQLTQHAEIVVHCAALSAPFGAYETFRQSNIVATETLLKASLQNGVKRFIFISTPSIYFDYTDRLDIQESDPLPPQMVNAYAETKRKAEELVLAMNGQGMETIALRPRAIIGAEDTVIFPRVLEAYHKGRLKIIGDGENICDLTCVRNVIEAIHCCIRAAADACGEAYNITDGQPVKFWEALKYALVKLDLQPPTRKIPKGVALWAGRLLENIAKTFHPHKEPSLTRYGVGILFVNLTLNISKAQERLRYQPVMTTFEGIDEYVAWHKKQA